One Sulfurimonas sp. HSL-3221 genomic window, TCAGATCGGTCAGGTCGATCAACTGTGCTTCGGTAGCCTGGGTGCCGGCTTCGGGGTGGGCCATAATCGTTCTCCTCGGGCATGGTTGCCCATATTATAGTCCCTTTTTTGTTGGCGAGGGTTATTTTTCCGGTTGATTTTTGAACATCGGCGCCACGCTGTCGCGAATGTTATCTTTGTCAAAGTAGAGCGACTGCGACGGGAAGGCGAATTCGAGGCCGTTCGCGTCGAGGATCTCCCAGATCTTGAAGATAATGTCCTGTTTGATCCGGAGCCACTCCTCCCAGTCGACGGTGTTGGTGAAGGTGTAGATGAGGATGTCCATCGACGAGGCGGAGAGCTCATCGAGGTAGACCATCAGGCTCGTCTTGATGCCGAACTTGTCCTCGACGGAGATGAGGCGCTTTTCGCGCTTTTTCAGCCGGGCGTACATCTCGGTGTCATATTCGCCCGGGACGACGGTATCGGGGTGCTCCAGGAGCATCTGGCGGATTTCGTCGATGGCCTTGGCCAGCGCTGCGCGGTCCGAACCGTAGGTGACGCCGACGTGCATCTTGATGCGGCGGCCGACCTTGCGGCGGTTGTAGTTTTTCAGCGGGACGTTGGCGAGCTTTTCGTTCGGCACCGTGATGAGAGCGTTGTCGAAGGTGCGGATATCGGTACTGATGAAGCCGATCTCGACGACGGTCCCTTCGACATCCCCCGCAGCGATCCAGTCCCCCTGGGAGAAGGAGTTGTCCGAGAGGATCTTGAGCAGTCCGAAGAAGTTGCTGAGCGTGTCCTTCGCCGCCAGGGCGACCGCCAGACCGCCGATGCCCAGCGAAGCGACGAGGCCCGTGATATTGACGCCGATATGCACCAGGAAGAAGAGGACGGCGGTGATGACGATGACGATCTTGGTGATCGAGAGGATGAGGTTGACCAGTTCGCTGCGCATCTGCCGGTTCTTGAGCGCGGTGCGCTGGTGCAGGAAGTGGTAGAAAAAGTTGTCGACCAGCCGTATGACGATGTAGCTGAAGGCGGCCAGGTAGACGAAGTAGAAGAGGGTGCTCTCATCCTGGGAGCTGCTCGGATGCTGCAGGATCTCCAGACCGACCTGCAGGCCGTAGGCCAGGATAATGATAAAGAGCGGGCGCCGGATACTTTCGATGTTGTTGAGCATCATCTCGTCCGTAAGATCCTCCTTGCGGGTGATGAGGTGTTGCATCATCCGGTAGACGCGGTAGTAGAGCAGCGCGGCGACGAGCCAGGCGAGCAGCAGGCTGGCCGCAAAGAGCGTGAGGCGGCCGACGTCGGTGTTGACGTAGCGCAGGCCCGTGTTGATCTCGGCGGCAACGGCGTTGTCGTTGAGGAAGGCGAGCAGGCTGTCGAGCTTGATGCGCTGCAGCAGCGAGCGGTACTGGAGGCTCTGGGGATGAAGTTGGAGGTAGTCCAGCAGCTCCTTATAGAAAAGGTAGTGGGTCTGCAGTGCCGCCGCGTTCTTGCGCAGGGCATCGGCAATCTCCCCCTCTTCCGTCACCTCCGCCGCGGCATGGACATCCGCCTCCACGTCGATCGCCTGAAGCTGGCCGATCTCGTCGCGGACCCGTGCGCTCAGCGCTTCCGTATCGAGGGTGGTCCACTCCGCCGCCAGGGAGGCGAAAAAGACAAAGATGCGCTGTTGCAGCTTCAGCGTCTGCACGGCGAGGCGGTCACGGGTTTCGGCGAGGCTGTTCCCCTGTTCGCGGTTGACGCGGATCTTGGCGGAGAGCCGGTAGAGCTGCGCATCCGCTTCGGAGGGGTGGAAAAAGGGATTGACGGGATTTTCAACACTGTAGGGGGCCGCTTTCAGGGCCGAGACCAGACCCGCGAAGGCATCAAGTTTTGCATCGACCCCCGCCGCTTCCGAGGCATTCGTATCGCCGCGCGGCGCGTAAAGCTCCGCTTCGACGGAGAGGACCTGCTGCCAGAACGGTTCGGCCGCGAGGAGCTGAAGACCGAGCAGCATCAGGACAAAAAAATGTTTCATTCGTATCCCCCTGTTTGATGACGACAGTATAGCGTCCGGGGGTTAAACCGCAGGAAGGGCCTAATCGAGCCCCAGCTCCTTGAGCAGCGGGTCGAACTTTGAGGAGAGGCCGACGAGGGCGTCATAAAGCAGGCCGAAACCCTTGTCTTCGGCGATCCACTCTTCGACGAGTTTGACGCCGTTGCTCTTTTCGGCATCGCTGAGTTCCGGGGAGGCGGCAATATTGTCGCGGATCGCTTCGAGATGTTCGCGGTTTTTATGACTGGGCATAATCGTCTCCTGTATGGGTGGTTTTAATAATCATAGCGAGAATAGCGTTAAATCTCTCCCGTTTCAGGGCAAACACAATTTCCGATCACGCAAACCTTAATCGTTTGAAAAAATTGGATGATGCGCATTAAAAAGATTTATTTTAATCAAAAAGAATATATGTCGTTAAACGCCCAGGTACAGGGGCTTTTCCACTTAACACTTAGGTAACACTCTTCTAATAATATTATGTATTATATTTAAGGAGTGTGTATGAAAAAGGGGATTTTGCTGAGTATCCCGGCGGCACTCACGACGCTGATGGGAGCGGATACCTACTCCCTGGACGCCGTGAGTGTCACCGCGACGAAATTCGAACGCGAAACCAAAGAGGTGCCGCAGAGCGTCGCTGTCGTCGACAACGAGGAGATCGAAGAGCGCAACGTGCTCAACGTCAAAGATGCCATCGAAACGATCCCGGGGGTGATCACGATGAGCAAGAACAACGGCTACGACAGCCGGCTCATCATCCGCGGCGCGGGGCTGAAAGCGCGCTACGGCATCCGGGAGATCATGGTCATGCGCGACGGGGTCCCGATGACGGACCCGGACAGTTTCACGCGGATGGACTTTATCGACGTTGACGACATGGAGAGCGTCGAGGTCTTCAAGGGGCCGGGTTCGATCTATGCGGCCAATGCCAGCGGCGGGGTCGTCTTTATCAAGTCCAAATCCGTTTTCGATACGGACAACAACCGTGTCAAGATCGGGTACGGCACCTATGACACCCTCAATGCCAACATCAAAGGCTCCTTTGCGATCGATGAGAGCAACTACGTCGGCGTCAGCGTTTCCCGCCGCCAGTCGTCAAACGACTGGAGGGACTGGAACGAGTTCGATACGACCCAGGCGAGCCTGAAATACGGCCACCTCTTCGAGGATGACGCCTCGCTGCAGATGGAGTTTGCCTATACCGAAGCGAACCTGCAGCTGCCCCAGTCCCTCAGCGCTGACGAATTCGCCGCCTTCAAAGAGACGGGGGAGACGACGAACACCAACGGCGCGTGGCAGCAGAGCGGCCGCTATTCCGATACCTACTTCTTCAACGTCCAGTACGAGAAGAGCTTCGGCGACCTGACCTTCAAGCCGCAGGCGTATTTCACGAAGTGGGGCCACTACCACCCGGTCACGGGGATGATCAACGACGCGCCGGACAACTACGTTATCGGGACGGACCTCGCCTTTGATGCGAAACATACGCTTTTTAACCGCGACGCCTCCCTCGTCTTCGGCCTGACGGCGCGCAGCGACATCCGTGACAACAGCAAAAAGTACACCTACCGCGACTACATTGACGTCCCGGGACCGAGTACGCGTATTATCAAGGTCACCTCCGATGCGAAAGGGGACCTGGCCGGGGTCGAAGACGGTACGAGCACGCTCTACGGCTTCTACATTCAGGAGACCTTCGCGCCCGCGGAGCGCCTGCTCGTGGACGTGGGGCTGCGGTACGACCACCTCTCCTTCGATATCGACGGGACGGAGTACCTGGCCTACGACTACGCCGACGGCAACTATACGACGGGCGAGGGCGACTACAGCGTCACCGAGTCCTACGATCTGCTCTCGCCGAAGGTCGGCGCGACGTTCGCGCTGACGGAGACGCTCAACGTTTACGGCCTCATCGCCGCGGCGAATCAGGCGCCGACGGACAGCGAAGTCCGTGCCAACCTCGCCTACGGCAGTTCCCCGTCGCTCAAAGCCTCGCTGTCGGTCAATTACGAGGTCGGTATGAAGCAGCGCAGCCGCGACTGGAGCATGGATCTGTCACTCTACTATAACGCCGTGCGCGACGAGATCGTGGCGGTCAAGGGGGCCGACAATACGACTTATTACACCAATGCCGGTAAAACGAAACGCATCGGGGCGGAGCTCAGCGTCGATTACTTCCTCAGCGACATGGTGGACGTCGGTGCCAACGGCGCCTGGTTCGATTACAGCTACAGCAGTTACGTCGACGGCGGGGTGGACTATTCAGGCAACAGGCAGCGCTACATCCCCGATTACCAGTATTCGCTCTTTGCCGGCTACCATGACGGCAGCCTCTCGGCGCGCATCGAGGGGATCAGCTACGGTCCTTTCTACATGGACGACCTCAACACGGAGAAGTACGACGGCTTTACGCTGGTCACGAACCTGAGCCTTGCCTATACCACCGGACACCACCGCTACCAGTTCAACGTCAACAACCTCTTCGACCAGCGCTACGCGACGGAAGTGGACAAAACGACCGGCTACGGCGGACCGAAGTACTACTACACGCCGGGCATGCCGCAGTTCGCGATGTTGACCTACACCTATTCGTTCTAAAAGGAGGAGCAGATGGTCGACCATATTACTCGGAGGGGAAACGACCTGCTGGGCTGGCCGCTGGTAGCGGCCCTGTTTAAAAACAGGCGCGTCCTTTTCATCGTGCGGACGGCGGCTGCGCTGCTTTTCGTCTCCGCGATAGGGTTCGGCCTGCGCTATCCGTCCGTAGCGGAGAACCCCTACACTACGGCCGTTTTCTGGTCGCTGTTCTGGCCCTTTTTCATGATCGTCAGCATCGTGCTGATCGGGCCTGGATTCTGCGGGGTCTGCCCCCACGGTGTGATCGGCCGCTTCTTTTCGAAAATCGGTACGCAAAAGGAGGCGCCGGCGTGGCTGAAGCATCGCGGCATCGGGCTGGGCATCCTGATCGCGGCCTACTGGGTGCCGGTCTACCTCTTCCCGGGCGCGCTCAAGACTCCCTGGGTCGCCGCGGCGCTCTTCGCCGGGCTGACGCTCCTGGCACTCTTTGTCTTCTCCCGCTACAAGGATATGGCCTACTGCACCTACCTCTGCCCGATCGGGAGCGTGACCAAAAGCTACGGGAAACTGGGGGCGGTCCGTCTGCAGACCTACCGCGACGCCTGCGACGCGTGCACGACCTTTGACTGCGCGAAAGCCTGCGAGACGGGGCTGCAGCCCTACCTTTTTGAGAAGAAAAACTCCATGCGCGACTGTACGCTCTGCATGGATTGCGCGCAGGCCTGCGAGGCGGTATCGCTGCAGCTGGTGAAACCTTCCAAGGGGATGTTCGGCGAGGTCAACGACCGCCACACCATCCATACCTCTGTTTATATCCTGCTGCTGGCGATCATTACGATCACCATGCATTTCCACCACGGGCTCGGGCATTCGCCGGTGAAGACGCAGACACCGTGGTACGCGGCAGGAGAGTGGCTCGCATCGTTCCTGCCTGCCGGGGTGGACTGGGTCGGTTTTGCGGCACTCGTCATGGCCCTGAGCGTCACCGGCGCGCTCGTGCTCGGCGGCTATGCCGTCGCCGCGGCGCTGGCGAACAAGCCCTTTAAGAGCTTCCTGCACCGCAACAGCTACGCTCTGGCCCCGATGATGATCATCGGGTCGCTCTCGCACGTGGGATCGTTCTTCTTCCTGGAGTACGCCTCCGAGCTTGCCAATGCCTGGTACTGGCTGACAGGCAGTACGGAGACGATGCGTCCGCTGGCCTCCATGCGCGACGGCTGGGTCCACCTCTTCTCGCTTTTCGGCTATGCCGGGGCCCTCTGGAGCGCCGTCATCCTCTACAGCCGCCTGGGCATGTACGAGTTTTCCACGGCCAAACGCCTGGCGGCCTTTGCCGCCTCGGGGGCGATGATCTGGTTTTATATCGGGCTGCTGGTGCTCTCGATGGTAGTCAGGAGTCACTGACCGGGGCTGAAAACCTTATGAATGCGTCTCGTCCGCGTTGAGCTCCTCTTTGAGGGCGGAGACGAAGACCCGGTAGGTGTTCCGGTCGAAGAGGTAGGGCTTGGCGGTAAAAAGGGTCTCGAAAAGGATCTTCCACAGCGTCGAGAAGTTGTCGTCCGTCCGGGCGTTGCAGAGGCTCTGCTGCATCTGGCGCTCCAGTTTGGCGAGCCCCCTGGCGTGTTCGGCGTAGGCTTTGAGGATGTCGGGGGCGACCCCGACGCTCTCGAAGGCGGCGGCCAGGTTGACGATGGCCGCGTCTTTATGGGTGAAGTCCGCCTCCCCCGTCGGCAGGAGGATACCCGTCTCCATCAGACGCCGAACGACGGCGGCGTCCAGCGCGAATGCCTCGACAAACTCCGCCTCCGTATAGTGCTCCGCGTCGGCGGGGACGCGGCTAAGCGTATTCATCAGCGGCTCGATCATCGACAGCGAGCTTGAAAGCGACCGGTTCGGGTTCCCCAGCGCCGCTTTGATCTGCTCGATGCTGCTCCCCACCTCCTCTTTCATATACCGGATGTAGCGCAGCCGCTCCACATGTTCGTCGTTGTAGCGGTGGACGTTGGGTTTGAGCTTCCGCGCTTCGGGCAGCAGCCCCTCTTTGATGTAGTAGAGGATGGTCGATTTGGGCACTCCGGTCTTGGCGACGACTTCCGAGATCTTATACTCCACCGTGTTCCTTGTTCAAGAAAGTTTAAGCATTATAGCATAGAATTCAAAACGTAAAGTATAACTTGACGATTTACAAAATAAGGGGGTCATTATGCCTCGTAAAATACCATGGTGGGCCGGCGGCATCCTGATGAGCCTGCTCTTCTTTTTTACCTTTTCCGAATGGGGAGCGGGGCGGCCGATCGGTGCCTCGACGGGCATGGCCTACCTCTCCGAGGTGCTGTTCGGCCTGGATGCCGATGCGCACGAGTATACGGCACTGATCGAGACGTCGGGCGCCTGGGAGGGGGTGATGCTGATCGGTGTTTTCTTCGGCGGCCTCTTCATGTCGCTCTTCGTGACGAAGACCTTCCACATCAGTACCATCCCGACGCTCTGGAAAACGCGCAAAAACAGCTCGGTCCCTTCGCGGATGGTCTGGAGCTTCATCGCCGGGTTCCTGCTCGTTTACGGGGCGCGGCTCGCCGGCGGCTGCAACGCGGGGCATATCCTCTCCGGGGGGAGCCAGACTGCCGTCAGCGGGATGATCTTTACCGTTGTCGCCCTGGGCACCGGCATGATCACCGGCCGCTTCTTCTATAAACGCAAAAAGAGCTGCGCATGATTGAGCGTATCACCCATATGTTCGACGTCGTTGCGGCGCAGGGGCACGGTTCAGTCTGGACGGTGCTCTTCATCGGTTTCTGTTTCGGGGCGGTTATCCTCTGGTCGCGGCTCGACAAGTTCGAGAAGATGGCGGGCTTCATGATCTTCGAGGACACCCTGGCGCCGCGCATGGCGATGATGACCGTAGCGCTGTCCGGGGTCGGCTTTTATGCGCTCGTACAGGGCGGCGTTGCGGAGTACCAGGTGAAACCGACCCTGCTGGGCGGGCTGCTGGTCGGCGCAGTGCTGTTCGGCATGGGGCTCGTGATCCTCGGCAAATGCCCCTCGGCCTTTTTCGTCTCCGTCTCCGAAGGGCGCGTCGATGCGCTGGTGGGGGTGATCGGCGGGATGGTCGGCGGCGCGGTCTTCACCCTCACCTTCCCCTGGATCAAACAGCTCATGGGGCCGGACCTCGGAACCATCAGGCTCAGTGACGTGCTGGGCGGTTATGAATTGACCATCGTGCTGCTGCTGAGCCTGATCCTTTTCGTCGTCGCCCTGCTGATCCCG contains:
- a CDS encoding mechanosensitive ion channel family protein, which translates into the protein MKHFFVLMLLGLQLLAAEPFWQQVLSVEAELYAPRGDTNASEAAGVDAKLDAFAGLVSALKAAPYSVENPVNPFFHPSEADAQLYRLSAKIRVNREQGNSLAETRDRLAVQTLKLQQRIFVFFASLAAEWTTLDTEALSARVRDEIGQLQAIDVEADVHAAAEVTEEGEIADALRKNAAALQTHYLFYKELLDYLQLHPQSLQYRSLLQRIKLDSLLAFLNDNAVAAEINTGLRYVNTDVGRLTLFAASLLLAWLVAALLYYRVYRMMQHLITRKEDLTDEMMLNNIESIRRPLFIIILAYGLQVGLEILQHPSSSQDESTLFYFVYLAAFSYIVIRLVDNFFYHFLHQRTALKNRQMRSELVNLILSITKIVIVITAVLFFLVHIGVNITGLVASLGIGGLAVALAAKDTLSNFFGLLKILSDNSFSQGDWIAAGDVEGTVVEIGFISTDIRTFDNALITVPNEKLANVPLKNYNRRKVGRRIKMHVGVTYGSDRAALAKAIDEIRQMLLEHPDTVVPGEYDTEMYARLKKREKRLISVEDKFGIKTSLMVYLDELSASSMDILIYTFTNTVDWEEWLRIKQDIIFKIWEILDANGLEFAFPSQSLYFDKDNIRDSVAPMFKNQPEK
- a CDS encoding TonB-dependent receptor; amino-acid sequence: MKKGILLSIPAALTTLMGADTYSLDAVSVTATKFERETKEVPQSVAVVDNEEIEERNVLNVKDAIETIPGVITMSKNNGYDSRLIIRGAGLKARYGIREIMVMRDGVPMTDPDSFTRMDFIDVDDMESVEVFKGPGSIYAANASGGVVFIKSKSVFDTDNNRVKIGYGTYDTLNANIKGSFAIDESNYVGVSVSRRQSSNDWRDWNEFDTTQASLKYGHLFEDDASLQMEFAYTEANLQLPQSLSADEFAAFKETGETTNTNGAWQQSGRYSDTYFFNVQYEKSFGDLTFKPQAYFTKWGHYHPVTGMINDAPDNYVIGTDLAFDAKHTLFNRDASLVFGLTARSDIRDNSKKYTYRDYIDVPGPSTRIIKVTSDAKGDLAGVEDGTSTLYGFYIQETFAPAERLLVDVGLRYDHLSFDIDGTEYLAYDYADGNYTTGEGDYSVTESYDLLSPKVGATFALTETLNVYGLIAAANQAPTDSEVRANLAYGSSPSLKASLSVNYEVGMKQRSRDWSMDLSLYYNAVRDEIVAVKGADNTTYYTNAGKTKRIGAELSVDYFLSDMVDVGANGAWFDYSYSSYVDGGVDYSGNRQRYIPDYQYSLFAGYHDGSLSARIEGISYGPFYMDDLNTEKYDGFTLVTNLSLAYTTGHHRYQFNVNNLFDQRYATEVDKTTGYGGPKYYYTPGMPQFAMLTYTYSF
- a CDS encoding 4Fe-4S binding protein — its product is MVDHITRRGNDLLGWPLVAALFKNRRVLFIVRTAAALLFVSAIGFGLRYPSVAENPYTTAVFWSLFWPFFMIVSIVLIGPGFCGVCPHGVIGRFFSKIGTQKEAPAWLKHRGIGLGILIAAYWVPVYLFPGALKTPWVAAALFAGLTLLALFVFSRYKDMAYCTYLCPIGSVTKSYGKLGAVRLQTYRDACDACTTFDCAKACETGLQPYLFEKKNSMRDCTLCMDCAQACEAVSLQLVKPSKGMFGEVNDRHTIHTSVYILLLAIITITMHFHHGLGHSPVKTQTPWYAAGEWLASFLPAGVDWVGFAALVMALSVTGALVLGGYAVAAALANKPFKSFLHRNSYALAPMMIIGSLSHVGSFFFLEYASELANAWYWLTGSTETMRPLASMRDGWVHLFSLFGYAGALWSAVILYSRLGMYEFSTAKRLAAFAASGAMIWFYIGLLVLSMVVRSH
- a CDS encoding MerR family transcriptional regulator — encoded protein: MEYKISEVVAKTGVPKSTILYYIKEGLLPEARKLKPNVHRYNDEHVERLRYIRYMKEEVGSSIEQIKAALGNPNRSLSSSLSMIEPLMNTLSRVPADAEHYTEAEFVEAFALDAAVVRRLMETGILLPTGEADFTHKDAAIVNLAAAFESVGVAPDILKAYAEHARGLAKLERQMQQSLCNARTDDNFSTLWKILFETLFTAKPYLFDRNTYRVFVSALKEELNADETHS
- a CDS encoding YeeE/YedE thiosulfate transporter family protein, whose product is MPRKIPWWAGGILMSLLFFFTFSEWGAGRPIGASTGMAYLSEVLFGLDADAHEYTALIETSGAWEGVMLIGVFFGGLFMSLFVTKTFHISTIPTLWKTRKNSSVPSRMVWSFIAGFLLVYGARLAGGCNAGHILSGGSQTAVSGMIFTVVALGTGMITGRFFYKRKKSCA
- a CDS encoding YeeE/YedE thiosulfate transporter family protein, whose product is MIERITHMFDVVAAQGHGSVWTVLFIGFCFGAVILWSRLDKFEKMAGFMIFEDTLAPRMAMMTVALSGVGFYALVQGGVAEYQVKPTLLGGLLVGAVLFGMGLVILGKCPSAFFVSVSEGRVDALVGVIGGMVGGAVFTLTFPWIKQLMGPDLGTIRLSDVLGGYELTIVLLLSLILFVVALLIPTVDYHDPADENQKR